The following proteins come from a genomic window of Gossypium raimondii isolate GPD5lz chromosome 5, ASM2569854v1, whole genome shotgun sequence:
- the LOC128041064 gene encoding uncharacterized protein LOC128041064: MEAPVLIQPKSGKEFTVYSDTSHVGLGCVLMQEIKVVAHASPQLKTHERRWIELLKGYDCTIEYHPGKANVVANALSRRAMTDLRVIFARLSLFDDGSLLAELQVEKGNTEDFGLNSKGVPHFHGRICVRKDTKLKQSILREVQVAPMLCILVEVKAEHQLPSGLLQPIKISLWKWERVTMDFISGLPLTPTKKDFLWVIMDRLTKSAHFIPVRTDYSLQKLAKLYMSEIVRLHGLELPPELDRIHDVFHVSILRRYRSDLMHIVPVEEIEVKLDLTFEEEPVQILE, from the exons ATGGAGGCCCCTGTTCTAATACAACCAAAGTCTGGAAAGGAGTTTACTGTGTACAGCGATAcatcacatgtcggtttgggatgtgtattAATGCAAGAGATTAAGGTGGTAGCGCATGCATCTCCTCAGCTTAAGACTCATGAG cgtagatggattgagctgcttaagGGCTACGACTGTACTATTGAATACCAccctggtaaggctaatgtggtggcCAACGCACTGAGCCGTAGAGCTATGACTGACCTGAGGGTGATATTTGCTCGGctcagtttatttgatgatggtagtctGTTGGCTGAACTTCAA GTTGAGAAAGGGAATACCGAGGATTTTGGACTAAATAGTAAAGGGGTGCCTCATTTCCATGGGAGAATCTGTGTACGAAAAGATACTAAATTGAAGCAGTCTATATTGCGAGAGGTGCAAGTAGCccctatgctatgcatcctggtaGAA gttaaggctgagcatcagttaccttcaggTTTGTTACAGCCAATCAAGATTTCGctttggaagtgggagagagtgACTATGGACTTCATTAGTGGGTTACCCCTcacacctactaagaaggatttttTATGGGTCATcatggatcgattgaccaagtctgcccACTTCATACCGGTTCGTACCGACTACTCTCTGCAGAAGCTGGCTAAACTGTATATgtctgagatagtgagactgcatggg TTGGAGTTACCTCCAGAGTTAGATCGAATTCATGACGTGTTCCACGTCTCTATATTGAGGCGCTACCGCTCTGATCTCATGCATATTGTTCCTGTTGAGGAAATCGAGGTTAAGCTAGATCTGACCTTTGAGGAGGAGCCAGTTCAGATATTGGAGTGA